The genomic stretch CCGGGGTGATGTCCATCTCCTTGGCCAGCTCCTCCGGGGTGGGCTCGCGGCCCAGGTCCTGGAGCAGCTCGCGCTGGATGCGGCCGAGCTTGTTGATGACCTCGACCATGTGCACCGGGATGCGGATGGTGCGGGCCTGGTCGGCCATGGCGCGGGTGATCGCCTGGCGGATCCACCAGGTGGCGTAGGTGGAGAACTTGTAGCCCTTGGTGTAGTCGAACTTCTCGACCGCGCGGATCAGGCCGAGGTTGCCCTCCTGGATCAGGTCCAGGAACGCCATGCCGCGGCCGGTGTAGCGCTTGGCGAGGGGAGACCACGAGGCGCAGGTTGGCCTCGAGCAGGTGGTTCTTGGCGCGCTCGCCGTCGCGGACGATCCAGTTGAGGTCGCGCCGCATCTGCGGCGAGATCTTCTGGCCCTCCTCCTCGACCTGGCGGAGGCGCTCGGCGCCGTAGAGCCCGGCCTCGATGCGCTTGGCGAGGTCGACCTCCTCCTCGGCGTTGAGCAGCGCGACCTTGCCGATCTGCTTGAGGTAGGCGCGGACGGAGTCGGCGGACGCGGTGAGCTCGGCGTCCTTGCGGGCCTGCCGCAGCGCCTCGGACTCCTCCTCGTCGTCCCACTCGAAGTCGCCGCCCTCGGTGGCGGCCGCCTCCTCCTCGGCGGCGGCCTCGACGGCGGGCCCGTCCGGGCCGGCGACGACGGTCTCGTCGAGCTTGAGGCCCTCGCTGCCGTCGATGACCGCGACTGCGGAGTCGTCGGTGGCGACGGCGGTCAGCACGCTGCCCTCACCGGTGCCGGGCGAGGGGACGACGGTCGGCTTGGCCTTCGCGCCGGCCTTCTTCCGGGGGCCGGCTTCGCGGCGGCCGTTCCCGCGTCGGCCGGGACCGCCTTCGCCGGCTTCGCTGCGGCGGTGGTCCGGGAAGCCCGGGTGCCGGCGGCGGCCCTCACGCGCTTCGTGGTGCTCGCGTCGGCTGCTTCCGGTGCTGGCTGGTCGGCGGGCACTCAGGTTCCTTCCCGTGCTGGGTTCGTTCCCCGGAGGGCCGTCTGGTCCTCGGGCAGCGGCTCCGGTCCACGTCCTGGGCAGACGGGGGACCCGGCAGACCGGCGCGGCGTTTCACCGCTGGACGGGCAGGGGATCCCTCCCGGCTGGAGGGCGACGGGCTGGGGCGTCCTCATTGTAACGACGTGCGCGGGCGAAGCCACCGCCTCGGTTCCGTCAACCTCGCTCCCACGAGGCGTCCGGCGAGCTCGGTGCGGGGGATCGGCCCGATGGCTGCATCGGCCGGAACCCCGCCCGGCTGAAGCGCCCCGCCTCAGGGTTCACTCGCCCCTCACCCGTTCGGAGGCGTGCTCACGACATCGGGCCGCTCGTGCGCCGCCAGCGCCGCGCCCACGATGCCGGCGTCGTTCTGCAGCTGGGCCGGAACGACCGGCGTGCGCGTCGAGAGCAGCGGCACCCACTTGTCCGCCTTCTTGCTCACTCCGCCGCCGACGATGATCAGGTCCGGCCAGACACCGGCCTCCAGCACGTCGAGGTACCGGTCCACCCGCCGGGCCCACTCGGGGTAGCTGAGCCCCTCCCGCTCCCGGGCCGCCGCGGATGCCCGCCGCTCGCCGTCCTCGCCGTCGACCTGGATGTGGCCGAACTCGGTGTTGGGCACCAGGTGCCCGTCGACGAACAGCGCGCTGCCGATGCCGGTGCCGAAGGTCAGCATGAGGACGACGCCGTCCTTGTCGCGACCGGCGCCGTAGCGCATCTCGGCGATGCCCGCGGCGTCGGCGTCGTTGAGCGTCTCGACGGTGCCCGGGATCCGCTGGTCCAGCAGCGCGTCGACGTCGGTGCCGATCCAGGTCTTCTCGACGTTGGCCGCGGTGTGCGCCACCCCGTGCTTCATCACGCCGGGGAACGTCACGCCGACCCGGCCGGTCCACCCGAAGCTTCCGACGATGCCGGCCACGACGTCGCACACCGGGTCGGGCAGGGACGGCTGCGGGGTCTCCACGCGCAACCGGTCGCCGACGAGCCGACCCTGGTCGAGGTCGACCAGGCACCCCTTGATGCCGCTGCCGCCGATGTCCACGCCGAACCCCTGCACGGGCGTCAGCGTAATGAAAGGGCCTTCTCGCCCCCCAACCGCTCGCACGCTCGCGGTCGGGTCCCTGCGAGAGGGCCGGGACGTGGGCCCGGCAGGATGACCGCGTGAGCGCATCCGCCGCCGATCCGCGTGCCCTGCTCGATCTCGCCGTAGCCGTCGCCCGGGAGGCGGCCGAGCTGGTCCGCCGGGGCCGGGCGTCGGCCGCCGACTCCGTCGACGTCAAGTCCAGCCCGGTCGACGTCGTCACCGCCGTCGACAAGGCCAGCGAGGAGCTGATCGTGGGGCGGCTGCTGACCGCGCGCCCGGACGACGGCGTGCTGGGGGAGGAGGGTGCGTCCCGCCCGGGCACCAGCGGCGTCCGGTGGGTCGTCGACCCGATCGACGGCACCGTGAACTTCCTCTACGACTTCCCGGCGTACGCCGTCTCGATCGCCGCCGAGGTCGACGGCGTCGTGCGGGCGGGCGTCGTCCTCAACGTGGCGACCGGCGAGACCTTCACCGCCGTCTCGGGGGAGGGCGCCCAGCTCGACGCTCCCGGCAGGCCGGACCCGGTCCGGCTGCACGGCAGCCGGCCGGCGTCGCTCGAGCAGACGCTGGTCGCGACCGGCTTCGGCTACCAGGTGGAGCAGCGCCGCGCCCAGGGCGCGGTGGTGGCCCAGCTCGTGACGCGGGTGCGCGACATCCGGCGCAACGGCAGCGCCGCGCTGGACCTGTGCTCCGCGGCGGCCGGGCGCGTCGACGCCTACTACGAGCTGGATCTCAACCCCTGGGACCACGGGGCCGGCGCGCTGATCGCCGCCGAGGCCGGGCTGGTCCTCGCCGGCCTGGACGGCCGGCCGTTCGCCGAACCGATGGCGATCGCGGTGGCCCCCTCGATCGCGGAGCCGTTCCTCGAGCTGCTCAGCCACCTGCACGCCGCGGCCGGCTAGCAGGCGGCGGCTTCCTCCGGGGGCACGAGCGCCGCGGCGACCTCCTCCGGGGTGGCCAGCGTGCTGAACTCGGGCCCGACGACGACGTCGACCTGCGCGGTGGCGCGGGTGTCGAGGAAGTCGCCGGCCCCGGGCAGGAAGACCCGGACGAACTCGGCGGCCTCGGAGCCGCGGGGACCGTGCCGCAGCTCGCCCACGCCGGTGACCTCGCGGCCGGTGTCGTCGTTGCCCACCTCGTCGACGACGAAGCCGCGCGCGGCCAGCGCCTCGCCCACCTGACTGGCCAGGCCCGCGGTGTCGGTCGCGTTGAGGACGCGCAGGTTGACCGTGGCGGGGTCAAGGGACGGCGGGGCCGCCTCGGCCGTCTCGCAGGCGGCCTCCTCCTCGGCGGCCCTCTTCTCCTCGGTGCGGAGCACGTTCCACCACACGCCGGCGGCCGCGATGGCGAGCACCAGGAGGAAGATCAGCGGGGGGATCGGGCGGCGGCCGCTGCGCGGGCGCACCGGCGGGCGTTCGGTCCGCAGCGCCACGGTCCCACTCCTCGACGTCGTCGCGAGGCCGCTGCGGGTGGCAGGCGGCTCGTCCGGAGTCTAGGGTCGCCGCCCCGCGCTAGATGACACCGTCGTCCAGCGCGGCGCGTCCCAACTCCACGCACGGGTCGATGCGGTCCGCGTAACCGGAGGTGTCCTTGCCGGCCATCGCTCCGGCGGCCGAGCGGGCCACGATGCCGGCGATGATCGCGGCGAACTTGAAGAACGCGAAGCCGACGTACCAGTTGAGGTCGGACAGGTCGGCGCCGGTGCGCTGCGCGTACCGCTCGGCCACCTCGCGCCGGGTCGGGAAGCCGGGCAGCGTCGTCACCGGGCTCATCGAGGAGGCGCGCTCCTCACCGGCCTCGGGCCAGTAGACGAACATCATCCCGATGTCGGTCAGCGGGTCGCCGAGGGTCGACATCTCCCAGTCGAGCACCGCACGGATCCGCCCGGGCTCGTCGGGGTCGAGGAGGCAGTTGTCGAGCCGGTAGTCGCCGTGCACGATGCTCGACCGCTGCGTCGTCGGCACCGTCTCGGCCAGCCGGGCGGCGAGGGCGTCGAGCCCCGGACGCTCGCGGTCGCGGGTCGCGTCCCACTGCTTGGTCCAGCGGCGCACCTGCCGGGCGGCGAATCCCTCGGGCCGGCCGAAGTCCGACAGTCCGACCGCGTCGTGGTCGACCGAGTGCAGATCGGCGAGCACGTCGATCAGCCGCTCGCCGACGAGACGGCGCTGCTCCGGCTGGTCGGCGTAGCCGGGCGGGAACTCGCTGACCACGTGGATGCCGGCCACGCGCTCCATCACGTAGAACGGTGCGCCCAGCACCGAGTCGTCGGTGCAGAGGTGCAGCGTCCGGGGGACCGGTACGTCGGTCGGGCCGAGCGCGGAGATGACCCGGTGCTCGCGGGCCATGTCGTGCGCGGTGGCCAGGACGGCGCCCGTCGGCGGGCGCCGCAGGATCACCGCGTCCTCGGCCGAGCCGCCCTCCGGCGTCACCACGTAGGTGAGGTTCGACATGCCCGCGGCGATCAGCTCGACGGTCACCGACCGCCAGCGCTCGTCGTCGAACGTCGAGGCCAGGTAGGGCCCGACGACGGTCGGGTCAGCACCCACGGGAGTCGCCACGGGCGCAGGGTAACCTCTGGCGCTCCGCGGCCCCCGAGCCCCGGAAGACCTCCCGATGTGCCGACTCCTCGGAGTCGGGCACAAACCGGAGGCGCACGGCGTTGGGGGGCTGCCGGTCGTTTCCGATCCGCCGCCGCGGCGGACCGGAGGAGGCCGCACCACGGTGCCGGACGCCCCAGCCAACGGGCGACCGGCTCCCCGAGCCACCGGTCGCCACCGCGACCGGCAGGACGGCGGCGCACACCCCGCGCCGCCAGACGAGCGGGCACGACGCCCGCGGAACCCCGGAGGAGGGGCACCCACAATGGCCACCGACTACGACGCCCCGCGCCGCAACGAGGCCGACGAGCTCGGCGAGGACTCGCTCGAGGAGCTCAAGGCCCGGCGTGCGG from Blastococcus sp. PRF04-17 encodes the following:
- the ppgK gene encoding polyphosphate--glucose phosphotransferase → MQGFGVDIGGSGIKGCLVDLDQGRLVGDRLRVETPQPSLPDPVCDVVAGIVGSFGWTGRVGVTFPGVMKHGVAHTAANVEKTWIGTDVDALLDQRIPGTVETLNDADAAGIAEMRYGAGRDKDGVVLMLTFGTGIGSALFVDGHLVPNTEFGHIQVDGEDGERRASAAAREREGLSYPEWARRVDRYLDVLEAGVWPDLIIVGGGVSKKADKWVPLLSTRTPVVPAQLQNDAGIVGAALAAHERPDVVSTPPNG
- a CDS encoding phosphotransferase family protein — protein: MATPVGADPTVVGPYLASTFDDERWRSVTVELIAAGMSNLTYVVTPEGGSAEDAVILRRPPTGAVLATAHDMAREHRVISALGPTDVPVPRTLHLCTDDSVLGAPFYVMERVAGIHVVSEFPPGYADQPEQRRLVGERLIDVLADLHSVDHDAVGLSDFGRPEGFAARQVRRWTKQWDATRDRERPGLDALAARLAETVPTTQRSSIVHGDYRLDNCLLDPDEPGRIRAVLDWEMSTLGDPLTDIGMMFVYWPEAGEERASSMSPVTTLPGFPTRREVAERYAQRTGADLSDLNWYVGFAFFKFAAIIAGIVARSAAGAMAGKDTSGYADRIDPCVELGRAALDDGVI
- a CDS encoding inositol monophosphatase family protein: MSASAADPRALLDLAVAVAREAAELVRRGRASAADSVDVKSSPVDVVTAVDKASEELIVGRLLTARPDDGVLGEEGASRPGTSGVRWVVDPIDGTVNFLYDFPAYAVSIAAEVDGVVRAGVVLNVATGETFTAVSGEGAQLDAPGRPDPVRLHGSRPASLEQTLVATGFGYQVEQRRAQGAVVAQLVTRVRDIRRNGSAALDLCSAAAGRVDAYYELDLNPWDHGAGALIAAEAGLVLAGLDGRPFAEPMAIAVAPSIAEPFLELLSHLHAAAG
- a CDS encoding LytR C-terminal domain-containing protein, yielding MALRTERPPVRPRSGRRPIPPLIFLLVLAIAAAGVWWNVLRTEEKRAAEEEAACETAEAAPPSLDPATVNLRVLNATDTAGLASQVGEALAARGFVVDEVGNDDTGREVTGVGELRHGPRGSEAAEFVRVFLPGAGDFLDTRATAQVDVVVGPEFSTLATPEEVAAALVPPEEAAAC